A window of the Dyadobacter pollutisoli genome harbors these coding sequences:
- a CDS encoding NUDIX hydrolase, whose product MRLDILKQYQAQTKCLVALDSIIFGFDGEELKLLLVKRGIEDEHHTWSLMGGWVQPDESLEGASSRILFELTNLTDIYLEQLHTFGSPRRDPVERTVSVAYFALINVEDYDSKISKNYEAQWFSMQELPKLLFDHGSMVDMAIEHLRYKASQHPVGFELLPEKFTIPQLQKLYEAIFGTELDKRNFSRKLLSTNLLIKLDEKQKGYSKKGAFFYKIDEEKYKKQFNTFLNFLPGNGS is encoded by the coding sequence GTGCGTTTAGATATATTAAAGCAATACCAGGCCCAAACTAAATGTCTTGTCGCCCTGGACTCGATTATTTTTGGTTTTGACGGCGAGGAATTAAAACTTTTATTGGTCAAAAGAGGCATTGAGGACGAGCATCATACATGGTCTCTCATGGGCGGCTGGGTGCAGCCCGACGAAAGTCTGGAAGGGGCTTCGTCCCGCATTCTTTTTGAACTGACCAACCTTACTGACATTTATCTTGAACAGCTTCATACGTTCGGGAGCCCGCGGCGTGACCCCGTGGAAAGAACGGTTTCTGTGGCTTATTTTGCGTTGATTAATGTAGAGGATTACGATTCTAAAATTTCCAAAAACTACGAAGCGCAGTGGTTCTCCATGCAGGAATTGCCGAAATTGCTGTTCGATCATGGCTCTATGGTGGATATGGCGATTGAGCATTTGAGGTATAAAGCCTCGCAGCATCCGGTTGGTTTTGAGCTGCTTCCGGAAAAATTTACAATTCCCCAGCTTCAAAAACTATACGAAGCTATTTTCGGTACCGAGCTAGACAAGCGTAATTTCAGCCGGAAACTACTGTCGACGAATTTGCTGATCAAGCTGGACGAAAAACAGAAAGGTTATTCAAAAAAAGGAGCATTTTTCTATAAAATCGACGAGGAAAAGTACAAGAAGCAGTTTAATACATTCCTGAATTTTCTTCCCGGAAACGGTTCCTAG
- a CDS encoding MarC family protein: protein MFNFKEIVSVTLILFSVIDVLGSLPVIVDFRKKLGKIESEKATLAAGFIMILFLFLGERLLSLFGVDVASFAIAGAIILFLLGLEMILGRNIFKHDNMDVGVASIVPIAFPIIAGAATMTTLLSLRSAYAIENILVGILLNLFFVYLVLKSSNWLEKKLGQGGTDILRKVFGIILLAIAIKLFKTNLSM from the coding sequence ATGTTTAATTTCAAGGAGATAGTATCCGTTACACTTATTCTTTTTTCAGTAATCGATGTCCTTGGTTCGCTACCGGTCATTGTGGATTTTAGAAAAAAACTGGGAAAAATTGAGTCCGAAAAGGCCACATTGGCAGCCGGGTTCATCATGATCCTGTTTCTTTTTCTGGGAGAGAGACTATTGAGCCTTTTTGGGGTTGATGTCGCTTCTTTTGCCATCGCGGGTGCCATTATCCTGTTTCTTTTGGGACTGGAAATGATCCTGGGACGGAATATTTTCAAGCACGATAATATGGATGTGGGAGTCGCTTCCATTGTCCCGATCGCTTTTCCGATCATTGCCGGTGCCGCTACCATGACCACTTTACTTTCGCTTCGCTCAGCTTATGCGATCGAGAACATTCTGGTGGGGATATTGCTGAACCTGTTCTTTGTCTATCTGGTTCTGAAATCTTCAAACTGGCTCGAAAAGAAGCTGGGACAAGGTGGTACCGACATTTTGCGTAAAGTATTTGGTATTATCCTTCTGGCCATTGCCATTAAACTGTTTAAAACAAATCTGTCGATGTAA
- a CDS encoding ribonuclease H1 domain-containing protein, protein MSKKTKYYVVWQGRKTGVFTDWKECEAQIKGFEDARYKSFESIEEAEAAIQRDYWEFVAKKDSKPAILKEAPANIGKPIKNSIAVDAAWNTASGDMEYQGMYYATGDRIFLQGPFKDATNNIGEFLAIVHALAYLQKKESDLPIYSDSRTAISWVKKKHANTKLVLTPRNKPVFEMLQRAERWLATNTFKNKILKWETEYWGENPADFGRK, encoded by the coding sequence ATGTCCAAGAAGACAAAATACTACGTAGTGTGGCAGGGGCGGAAAACGGGGGTCTTTACAGATTGGAAAGAATGCGAAGCACAGATCAAAGGCTTTGAGGATGCGCGTTACAAGTCATTTGAATCAATAGAAGAGGCGGAGGCGGCTATCCAGCGTGATTACTGGGAGTTTGTTGCGAAGAAGGATAGCAAGCCAGCCATACTTAAAGAAGCGCCAGCTAACATTGGTAAGCCCATCAAAAACAGCATTGCAGTAGACGCAGCCTGGAACACGGCTTCGGGTGACATGGAGTACCAGGGGATGTATTATGCCACCGGAGACCGGATTTTTTTGCAAGGCCCATTCAAAGACGCGACGAATAACATCGGAGAGTTTCTCGCGATTGTGCATGCACTCGCTTATTTGCAAAAAAAAGAAAGTGATTTGCCCATTTATAGCGATTCGAGAACGGCAATCAGCTGGGTCAAAAAAAAACATGCTAATACCAAACTGGTCCTGACGCCGCGGAACAAACCTGTTTTTGAAATGCTGCAACGTGCGGAGCGGTGGCTGGCGACCAATACCTTTAAAAATAAAATCCTGAAATGGGAAACGGAGTACTGGGGTGAAAACCCGGCAGATTTTGGACGAAAATAG
- a CDS encoding DUF4890 domain-containing protein: protein MKKTLFAILMAFVSMTAFAQRQEANATPEKRAENQTKTLTENLSLSEDQQKQVYNLSLARAQKMQELRDAQTQDRSQMRASMETFNTELAKILTVEQQEKYKTMLEDRRANGGGRGPRN from the coding sequence ATGAAGAAAACATTGTTTGCCATATTAATGGCTTTCGTAAGCATGACCGCCTTCGCACAAAGGCAGGAAGCTAATGCCACTCCGGAAAAGCGCGCTGAAAATCAAACCAAGACATTGACCGAAAATCTTAGTCTTTCCGAGGATCAGCAGAAGCAAGTGTATAACCTCAGCCTCGCACGCGCACAGAAAATGCAGGAGCTCAGGGACGCACAAACCCAGGACCGCTCACAAATGCGGGCATCTATGGAAACATTCAACACGGAACTGGCCAAAATCCTGACCGTTGAACAGCAGGAAAAATACAAAACCATGCTGGAAGACCGTCGTGCTAATGGCGGCGGAAGAGGCCCCAGAAACTGA
- the pepT gene encoding peptidase T — protein sequence MTSVLERFLRYVQIDTQSDPNSESFPSTAKQLNLSNQLVVELQELGVTDAHVDEHGYVYATIPSNSEKTDIPVICFCSHVDTSPDVSGAYVKPIVHHNWDGSDIILPDDTNQVLRIGELHDLDQQIGNDIVTASGTTLLGADNKAGVAEIMAAAEYLMANPAVKHGDIKILFTPDEEVGRGTEKVDLIKLGADYGYTVDGEAIGTLEDETFSADGVKITIHGVSTHPGYAIGKLENALKIAADILAALPKGSLSPESTEDKQGFIHPVQMEGIQEKATLSFIIRDFTVSGLHEKEALLKQITDEVLTNYPGSSAEFKVQEQYRNMKEILDQHPQVIEHALNAMKMAGLDPILRSIRGGTDGSRLSFMGLPCPNIFAGEHAFHSRLEWVSVQDMEKAVEVIVNLCKVWERSHFND from the coding sequence ATGACTTCCGTACTCGAACGTTTTCTGCGCTACGTACAAATCGATACGCAATCGGACCCGAATTCCGAGAGTTTCCCCAGTACCGCCAAGCAGCTTAACCTGAGCAATCAATTGGTAGTGGAGTTGCAGGAGCTGGGTGTTACGGATGCGCACGTTGACGAGCACGGGTATGTATACGCGACCATTCCTTCGAATTCGGAGAAAACGGATATCCCCGTGATATGCTTTTGCTCTCACGTAGATACTTCGCCGGATGTTTCCGGAGCGTATGTGAAGCCGATCGTTCATCATAACTGGGATGGCTCCGATATTATATTACCGGACGATACCAATCAGGTTTTGAGGATCGGCGAATTGCATGATCTGGACCAGCAAATCGGAAACGACATTGTTACAGCCAGCGGTACCACATTACTGGGTGCTGATAACAAAGCCGGCGTGGCCGAAATTATGGCCGCTGCTGAGTACCTCATGGCGAATCCTGCTGTGAAGCACGGGGACATTAAAATCCTTTTTACGCCCGACGAAGAAGTAGGGCGCGGAACGGAGAAAGTAGACCTCATCAAACTGGGAGCCGATTACGGCTATACTGTGGATGGAGAAGCGATCGGTACTTTGGAGGACGAAACCTTTTCTGCTGATGGAGTAAAAATCACCATTCACGGCGTGAGTACGCATCCTGGTTATGCAATTGGGAAGCTGGAAAATGCTTTGAAGATCGCGGCGGACATTCTTGCTGCATTGCCAAAAGGAAGCCTTTCGCCTGAAAGTACGGAGGATAAACAGGGCTTTATTCATCCTGTTCAAATGGAAGGTATCCAGGAAAAAGCAACATTAAGCTTCATCATCAGGGATTTTACAGTTTCCGGCCTTCATGAAAAGGAAGCATTGCTGAAACAAATCACTGACGAGGTACTGACAAACTACCCGGGATCATCGGCGGAGTTCAAGGTTCAGGAGCAATACCGGAATATGAAGGAGATATTGGACCAACATCCGCAAGTGATTGAACATGCACTGAATGCTATGAAAATGGCCGGACTGGATCCGATATTGCGTAGTATCCGAGGCGGTACCGATGGCTCACGGCTGTCATTTATGGGCCTGCCTTGCCCGAATATCTTCGCTGGCGAACATGCGTTTCATTCAAGATTGGAATGGGTTTCGGTACAGGATATGGAGAAAGCGGTAGAGGTGATCGTCAATCTTTGCAAGGTTTGGGAGCGGAGTCATTTCAATGATTGA
- a CDS encoding inorganic pyrophosphatase gives MIANVHKAHPWHGIPMGENAPELVNAFIEIVPTDTVKYEIDKTTGYLMIDRPQKYSNIVPALYGFIPKTYCAEKIALLARERSGRDVTEGDGDPLDILVLCEKIISHGDILCTAKPIGGIRLIDGGEADDKIIAVLKGDEVYGGFSDLSELPEGIVERLKHYFLTYKNLPGEKAHIEITNVYGRDEAHEVIMTSVEDYKHSFY, from the coding sequence ATGATCGCTAACGTACACAAAGCACATCCCTGGCATGGAATTCCAATGGGTGAAAATGCGCCAGAACTTGTAAATGCATTTATTGAAATTGTTCCTACTGATACAGTTAAATACGAAATTGATAAAACAACCGGCTATCTGATGATCGACCGGCCGCAAAAGTATTCCAATATTGTACCAGCCCTTTATGGCTTTATTCCAAAGACCTATTGCGCTGAAAAAATTGCATTATTGGCTCGTGAGCGCTCAGGAAGAGATGTGACCGAAGGAGATGGTGACCCTCTTGATATTTTGGTGCTTTGTGAAAAAATCATTTCTCACGGAGATATCCTTTGTACTGCCAAACCAATCGGAGGAATCCGTTTGATCGATGGCGGCGAGGCCGACGACAAGATTATCGCAGTATTGAAAGGTGACGAAGTATATGGTGGTTTTTCAGACCTGAGCGAACTTCCTGAGGGAATTGTAGAGCGTTTGAAGCATTACTTTTTGACTTACAAGAACTTGCCTGGCGAAAAAGCGCACATTGAAATTACCAATGTATACGGCAGAGATGAGGCACATGAAGTGATCATGACTTCGGTTGAAGATTACAAACACTCGTTTTACTGA
- a CDS encoding SatD family protein: protein MKRFQAVITADMVNSTGFAREDAALWLEELIRILRESPTFQWVLKPEIYRGDSFQGVLKNVGDAMHVAVLARAAMRSNSPHTDLRIAIGIGKTELVTDRPGTSDGEAFRLSGHLADHIRMQKARIGIALPVSSEPLNATLDLLETVIENWTTAQSEVIVALLQNQSISLIAERLGISQSAASQRVAASKWWAIENFLATFPKHLALYTKR from the coding sequence ATGAAACGATTTCAGGCCGTTATCACCGCTGACATGGTGAATTCCACGGGTTTTGCTCGGGAAGACGCTGCTTTATGGTTAGAAGAACTGATCAGAATACTTCGCGAAAGCCCTACTTTCCAATGGGTTTTAAAACCTGAGATCTATCGTGGCGACAGCTTCCAGGGAGTTTTAAAAAATGTCGGGGACGCCATGCACGTAGCGGTGCTTGCCAGGGCAGCTATGCGATCAAACTCGCCTCATACTGACCTGCGGATTGCAATTGGTATTGGTAAAACCGAACTGGTTACCGATCGTCCGGGAACCTCTGACGGGGAAGCATTCAGGTTATCAGGGCACCTGGCGGACCATATCCGAATGCAAAAGGCACGGATCGGCATTGCCCTACCTGTTTCGTCTGAACCACTAAATGCCACGCTTGATCTGCTGGAAACGGTTATTGAGAATTGGACAACCGCACAAAGTGAAGTGATCGTCGCATTGCTTCAAAACCAAAGTATAAGCCTGATTGCCGAAAGGTTAGGTATTAGTCAGTCGGCAGCAAGCCAACGTGTTGCGGCCTCCAAATGGTGGGCAATTGAAAATTTTTTGGCTACCTTTCCAAAGCATTTAGCACTATACACAAAACGATAA
- a CDS encoding aminotransferase class V-fold PLP-dependent enzyme translates to MITFYPGPSKVYPEVQHYVNETFDSGVISANHRSEAFMKMLEETISGLKSKLNVPADYEVYFVSSATECWEIIAQSLISEGSLHIYNGAFGEKWMEYTQKLTGSARSLPFELNEESEIGKVTSSANEVICLTHNETSNGTVISDQVLNALRARTDNIIAIDATSSMAGVVLPWESCDVWYGSVQKCFGLPAGMGVMIVSPKAVARAIEIGENAHYNSLLFIRDNFIKFQTPYTPNTLGIYLLGKVMQQVASIREVSDETKKRAAEWYSFLADNGYQALVQNEAVRSDTVIAVRETRERIAELKKAAKQAGIVLGNGYGKEKETSFRIANFPAITQDEIDILKQFLVSMTSQ, encoded by the coding sequence ATGATCACGTTTTATCCCGGTCCCTCCAAAGTTTACCCTGAGGTTCAGCATTATGTAAATGAAACTTTCGATAGCGGAGTGATCAGTGCTAATCACCGGAGTGAGGCATTTATGAAAATGCTCGAAGAAACAATTTCCGGGCTGAAATCGAAACTCAATGTGCCTGCGGATTACGAGGTATATTTTGTTTCGTCGGCTACCGAATGTTGGGAAATTATCGCACAATCGCTGATTTCGGAGGGAAGTTTGCACATTTACAATGGTGCTTTCGGGGAAAAATGGATGGAGTACACCCAAAAGCTCACGGGGAGTGCAAGAAGCCTGCCTTTTGAACTGAATGAAGAATCTGAAATTGGAAAAGTTACCTCCAGTGCGAATGAAGTCATTTGCCTCACTCACAATGAAACTTCCAACGGTACTGTCATTTCTGATCAGGTACTGAATGCTTTACGGGCAAGAACCGATAATATCATTGCCATAGACGCTACTTCCTCTATGGCCGGCGTAGTGCTGCCATGGGAAAGTTGCGACGTTTGGTACGGATCTGTACAGAAATGCTTCGGACTTCCCGCGGGAATGGGCGTCATGATTGTTTCACCAAAAGCTGTTGCACGCGCCATTGAAATCGGAGAAAATGCACATTATAACAGCCTGCTTTTTATCCGGGATAATTTTATCAAATTCCAAACACCATATACACCCAACACATTGGGAATCTATCTGTTGGGCAAGGTAATGCAGCAGGTAGCATCAATCCGGGAAGTGTCTGATGAGACTAAAAAGAGGGCGGCTGAATGGTATTCGTTTTTGGCGGACAATGGTTATCAGGCTTTGGTACAAAATGAAGCGGTTCGTTCGGATACTGTCATTGCTGTGCGAGAAACCAGAGAACGGATCGCAGAACTTAAAAAAGCTGCAAAGCAGGCTGGAATCGTACTGGGTAATGGCTACGGCAAGGAAAAGGAGACGAGTTTCCGGATCGCTAATTTCCCTGCTATCACTCAGGATGAGATCGACATTTTGAAGCAATTTCTGGTCAGCATGACATCCCAGTAG
- a CDS encoding DUF3307 domain-containing protein yields the protein MTEFLLLLLAHVLVDFYWQPTSWVIDKKKKSLRSKYLYFHVLLVIAISYILLGKWDNPMPVIVLGIAHGIIDIVKIKFDKKGTLTWFIADQAAHLITIIIATLIITNKLNIGFETFKTWLYTPKTLAILSGALLSLSPISFLVGILTKPWREELTKLAPDIDDNLANAGRWIGMSERLLIFVFVLVSQFSAIGFLIAAKSLLRYNDKTAGGEIPPAYISKKSEYVLVGTLMSYTCAIAVALAVKMLY from the coding sequence ATGACTGAATTTTTGCTGCTCCTCCTGGCGCATGTCCTTGTTGATTTCTACTGGCAACCGACTTCGTGGGTAATTGATAAAAAGAAGAAATCGCTACGCTCCAAATACCTCTATTTTCACGTATTACTGGTTATTGCCATTTCCTATATTTTGTTAGGTAAATGGGACAATCCAATGCCCGTTATCGTTCTGGGAATAGCCCACGGCATCATTGATATTGTCAAAATTAAGTTTGATAAAAAAGGCACACTTACCTGGTTCATTGCAGATCAGGCCGCGCATTTAATCACCATTATCATAGCCACTTTGATCATTACCAACAAATTGAATATTGGTTTTGAAACTTTTAAAACCTGGCTTTACACACCAAAAACACTGGCTATACTGTCCGGCGCACTGCTATCCCTTTCGCCAATATCATTCCTGGTCGGAATCCTCACAAAACCGTGGCGGGAAGAGCTCACCAAGCTCGCACCCGACATTGATGATAACCTGGCCAATGCAGGCCGCTGGATAGGAATGTCCGAAAGACTCCTCATTTTTGTATTTGTACTGGTGAGCCAGTTCTCTGCCATTGGCTTTCTGATCGCCGCCAAATCGCTTTTACGATACAATGATAAAACTGCGGGAGGAGAGATTCCGCCAGCCTATATCAGCAAAAAATCGGAGTATGTACTCGTAGGGACACTGATGAGCTATACATGTGCGATTGCAGTCGCATTGGCTGTAAAAATGCTTTATTAA
- a CDS encoding glycosyltransferase family 2 protein produces the protein MTDSAIQISVVIPLFNEEESLPELCEWIDRVMEEDEFSYEILLIDDGSKDRSWEVITKLSKENPYIKGLRFVRNYGKTAALQTGFQTARGEVIITMDADLQDSPDEIPELYSMIVQDGYDLISGWKKKRYDPITKTIPTKIFNAATRSISGVSLHDFNCGLKAYRKEVVKNITIYGEMHRYIPVIAKWNGFAKIGEKVVQHRARKYGYTKFGLERFIFGFLDLLSIAFVNKFGRRPMHLFGSLGTLMFFLGSIIAFWLLGKKIYNIYNLQPYRNVTENPLFFLALVAIMVGSQLFLAGFLGELFVKQSISKTGDYNISERAGM, from the coding sequence ATGACCGATTCAGCTATTCAGATTTCCGTTGTAATTCCGCTTTTTAATGAAGAAGAGTCGTTGCCCGAACTCTGCGAATGGATAGACAGGGTAATGGAGGAGGATGAATTTTCGTATGAAATTCTACTAATTGATGATGGTAGCAAAGACCGTTCCTGGGAGGTCATCACCAAATTATCGAAGGAAAACCCGTATATAAAAGGCTTGCGTTTTGTCAGAAATTACGGGAAAACTGCGGCACTCCAGACCGGTTTTCAGACGGCGCGTGGCGAAGTGATCATTACTATGGACGCCGACCTGCAGGATAGCCCCGATGAGATCCCCGAATTGTATAGTATGATTGTCCAGGACGGTTATGACCTAATCTCAGGCTGGAAGAAAAAGCGATACGATCCGATTACGAAGACTATCCCAACCAAAATTTTCAATGCGGCTACACGAAGTATATCCGGCGTATCACTCCATGATTTCAATTGCGGGCTGAAAGCTTACAGAAAAGAGGTGGTGAAAAACATTACCATTTACGGCGAAATGCACCGTTACATTCCGGTGATTGCCAAATGGAATGGTTTTGCGAAAATAGGAGAGAAAGTAGTCCAGCACAGGGCACGCAAATACGGTTACACAAAATTCGGGCTGGAACGGTTCATTTTTGGCTTTCTGGATTTGCTTTCGATTGCCTTTGTGAATAAGTTTGGGCGTAGGCCAATGCATTTATTTGGCAGTCTGGGAACCCTTATGTTTTTTCTGGGAAGCATTATAGCTTTTTGGTTGCTGGGTAAAAAGATCTATAATATTTACAATTTGCAGCCCTACCGGAATGTTACTGAAAATCCATTATTCTTTTTGGCACTGGTAGCTATTATGGTTGGTTCGCAGCTATTCCTGGCGGGGTTTCTCGGGGAATTATTTGTGAAACAGTCCATTTCAAAAACCGGGGACTACAACATCTCCGAGCGGGCCGGAATGTGA
- a CDS encoding tRNA1(Val) (adenine(37)-N6)-methyltransferase: MARNSHFKFKQFTVQQDQCAMKVCTDACVLGAWADVKDADHILDIGAGTGLLSLMVAQRNSYGIIDAVEIDAEAFYQAGENVEKSPFHDRIKLFHSAVQEFESDHRYDVIVTNPPFFQSDLLSPIDKKNIAHHAKSLDFEEILESIVRLLTPEGKFNILFPVDEGNRFREKAEKTGWFLSRKLTLFHHEGKKAFRQLMTFQREKVLQNLEVNEVMYIYETDGVTYHQAFKELLKDFYLIF; the protein is encoded by the coding sequence ATGGCACGCAACTCCCACTTTAAATTCAAACAATTTACGGTTCAGCAGGACCAATGTGCCATGAAAGTTTGTACAGATGCCTGCGTGCTCGGCGCCTGGGCAGATGTAAAGGATGCTGATCACATTCTGGATATTGGTGCTGGTACGGGACTACTTTCGCTCATGGTAGCGCAAAGAAATTCTTACGGGATCATCGACGCCGTGGAGATCGACGCTGAGGCGTTCTATCAGGCTGGTGAGAATGTAGAAAAAAGCCCTTTTCATGACCGGATCAAGCTTTTTCACTCTGCCGTGCAGGAGTTTGAATCGGATCACCGGTATGATGTGATTGTCACCAACCCACCGTTTTTTCAGTCAGACCTGCTATCTCCCATCGACAAGAAGAACATTGCACATCATGCGAAGTCGCTTGATTTTGAGGAGATACTGGAATCCATTGTCAGACTTCTGACGCCGGAAGGAAAATTTAATATTCTTTTCCCGGTCGATGAAGGAAACCGTTTCAGGGAAAAGGCCGAAAAAACAGGATGGTTTTTAAGCCGCAAACTTACTTTGTTCCATCATGAGGGGAAAAAAGCATTCAGGCAGCTCATGACATTTCAAAGAGAGAAAGTGCTTCAAAATCTGGAAGTTAATGAGGTAATGTACATTTACGAAACTGACGGAGTGACTTACCACCAGGCTTTTAAAGAATTATTGAAAGACTTTTATTTAATATTTTGA
- a CDS encoding nucleoside triphosphate pyrophosphohydrolase family protein: MQQLDSLNQVAEFHKTFKHPILETPTIPSEERSRLRVALLAEELKELEVAILEKDIVEVADALCDLQYVLSGAILEFGLGGKFRELFDEVQRSNMSKACLTIDEAEATVAHYKAKGTDCYYKEDSGKYLVYRTADDKTLKNINYSPADLASIIS, translated from the coding sequence ATGCAACAACTGGACAGCCTGAATCAAGTCGCGGAATTCCATAAAACATTTAAACACCCTATTCTTGAAACACCCACGATCCCTTCGGAAGAAAGAAGCCGTCTTCGGGTAGCGTTGCTGGCTGAGGAGTTGAAAGAACTGGAAGTGGCGATCCTTGAAAAAGACATTGTGGAAGTGGCAGACGCGCTTTGTGACCTGCAATATGTATTGTCCGGGGCTATTCTGGAATTTGGGTTAGGAGGAAAATTCAGAGAACTGTTTGACGAAGTACAGCGCTCCAATATGTCCAAAGCATGTCTGACCATTGACGAAGCTGAGGCAACAGTGGCACATTACAAGGCAAAGGGGACAGATTGCTACTACAAGGAAGACAGCGGGAAATACCTCGTTTACCGCACGGCTGACGACAAAACATTGAAAAATATCAATTACTCGCCAGCAGACCTGGCTTCCATCATCAGTTAA
- a CDS encoding peptide chain release factor 3, producing the protein MSNLQEIKKRRTFAIISHPDAGKTTLTEKLLLFGGAIQTAGAVKSNKIKKTATSDFMEIEKQRGISVATSVMTFEYKDLLINILDTPGHKDFAEDTYRTLTAVDSVILVIDCVKGVEEQTERLMEVCRMRNTPVIVFINKLDREGQNPFELLDELETKLSIRVRPLTWPINMGANFKGVYSLYEQMLYFFKINKTKIESDVAKVSLEDENLAELLGEKDAEQLTEDVELVEGVYDVFSEEAYQKGQLAPVFFGSAINNFGIKELLDTFCEISPIPQPRPTDVREVSPMEPKFTGFVFKIHANLDPRHRDRIAFLRICSGKFERGKFYKHVRLGKDVRFSSPFTFMASDKSVMDEGFPGDVVGLYDTGNFKIGDTLTEGENLQFSGIPSFSPEIFKELINMDPMKSKQLEKGIQQLTDEGVAQLFTLDLGNRKIVGTVGELQFDVIQYRLEHEYGAKCRWVPMSVSRACWLTADEKPAMDQFVRLKGNQIAYDKDRNPVFLAESEWMIRMNRENNPAIHFHFTSEFKTEMAV; encoded by the coding sequence ATGAGTAATTTACAAGAAATAAAGAAGCGTCGTACGTTCGCTATCATCAGTCACCCGGATGCGGGGAAAACTACGCTTACAGAAAAGCTGCTGCTTTTCGGAGGTGCGATTCAGACGGCGGGTGCGGTAAAATCCAATAAAATCAAGAAGACTGCAACCTCCGATTTCATGGAAATTGAGAAACAGAGAGGTATTTCGGTAGCTACTTCGGTCATGACCTTTGAATACAAAGATCTGCTGATCAATATTCTGGATACACCGGGTCACAAGGACTTTGCGGAAGATACATACCGTACATTGACTGCTGTGGATAGCGTTATTCTGGTGATCGACTGTGTGAAAGGGGTAGAGGAACAAACCGAGCGTTTGATGGAGGTTTGCCGAATGAGAAATACACCGGTGATCGTTTTTATCAACAAGCTGGACAGAGAAGGTCAAAATCCATTCGAATTGCTGGATGAACTGGAAACAAAACTGAGCATCCGTGTTCGCCCACTGACCTGGCCGATCAATATGGGGGCTAATTTTAAAGGTGTTTACAGCTTGTACGAACAAATGCTGTATTTCTTTAAAATCAATAAAACCAAAATCGAAAGTGATGTCGCGAAAGTAAGTCTGGAAGATGAAAATCTGGCAGAATTATTGGGAGAAAAGGATGCCGAGCAGCTGACAGAGGATGTTGAACTGGTGGAAGGCGTTTATGATGTGTTTTCAGAAGAAGCTTATCAGAAAGGACAACTGGCCCCCGTATTCTTCGGTAGCGCCATTAATAACTTCGGTATCAAAGAATTGCTGGATACCTTCTGTGAGATTTCACCCATTCCTCAGCCACGCCCAACGGATGTACGCGAGGTATCACCGATGGAGCCAAAATTCACCGGTTTTGTTTTCAAAATCCACGCCAACCTGGACCCGCGTCACCGCGACAGGATCGCATTTTTGCGGATTTGTTCGGGGAAATTTGAAAGAGGTAAGTTTTACAAACATGTCAGATTAGGCAAGGATGTAAGGTTTTCGAGCCCCTTTACATTCATGGCTTCGGATAAAAGTGTCATGGATGAAGGTTTCCCGGGCGATGTAGTGGGACTTTACGATACCGGTAACTTTAAGATCGGAGATACATTGACAGAAGGAGAAAATCTGCAATTTTCAGGTATCCCAAGCTTCTCGCCAGAGATCTTCAAAGAATTGATCAATATGGACCCTATGAAATCCAAGCAGTTGGAAAAAGGGATTCAGCAGCTTACAGACGAAGGAGTTGCCCAGTTATTTACATTAGATTTGGGTAATCGTAAAATCGTGGGAACGGTAGGAGAACTGCAATTTGACGTAATCCAGTACCGTCTTGAACATGAATATGGCGCAAAATGTCGCTGGGTTCCTATGAGTGTTTCGAGGGCATGCTGGCTGACGGCGGATGAAAAGCCTGCTATGGACCAGTTCGTTCGTTTGAAAGGTAACCAAATTGCCTATGATAAGGATCGCAACCCGGTGTTTCTGGCCGAATCTGAATGGATGATCAGAATGAACAGGGAGAATAATCCTGCGATACATTTCCACTTTACTTCCGAGTTTAAAACCGAAATGGCTGTTTAA